A segment of the Collimonas fungivorans genome:
TCTGGCCGATCCCGGCCTGATCGGCGTTTCCAGCGGTGCCGCTCTCGGCGCCGCGCTGACCATCGTGCTGGGCACTACGCTGTGGCCGGACGCCCTGCGTGTGGCCGGCATCTATGCGCCGATGCTGGCGGCCTTTATCGGCGCCCTGGCGGTAGCCATGCTGGTGTATCGTATCGCCGCGGCACGCGGCCGCCTGGCGCTGCCCCTGCTGCTGCTGGCAGGGATCGCCATCAACGCCATCGTCGGCGCCGCCATCGGCTTGCTGATCTACGTCGCCAGCGACGACCAGCTGCGCACGCTCACCTTCTGGAACCTGGGCAGCTTGGCTGGCGCGCAATGGTCCTTGCTGGCAGTGGCGACACCAGTAGTGGTATTCAGCATCGCCGCCCTGGCGCGCCATTCGGCGGCGCTGAACGCCATGTTGCTGGGTGAAGCGGAGGCCATGCACCTGGGGGTGCCGGTGCAAGCCATCAAGCGCCAGGTGCTGATCGCCAGCGCCTTGTGCGTCGGCGCGCTGGTGGCCTGCACCGGGGCCATCGGCTTCATCGGCCTGGTGGCGCCACACTGCATCCGCCTGGTATGCGGTCCCGACCAGCGCGTGGTGCTGCCGGGCGCCCTGCTGTTCGGCGCCGTGCTGACCCTGGCCGCCGACCTGATCGCACGCACCGTGGCGGCGCCGGTGGAAATGCCGCTGGGCATCCTCACCGCATTGCTGGGCGGACCGTTCTTCATGGTGCTGTTATGGCGCCGGCGCGGGCAATTGGGCCTTTGAACCTATCCGGGACATCATCATGTTAATCGCAAGCAACCTCTCTCTGCGACGCGGCAGCAAGACCATCCTGCGCAACCTCGGCTTGTCTGTCCGGCCCGGTCAAATCGTCGCCCTGCTAGGCCGCAACGGCGCCGGCAAAAGCACTTTGCTGAAAGCCATGTCGGGCGAATTCCACGGCAAGCTGCAAAACAGCGAAGCGCAGCTGAGCGGCCAGATCTCGCTCAACGGCATGGCGCTGACGCAGCTGACGCCGCAGCAACTGGCTGCCAAGCGTGCAGTGCTGCCGCAAAACGTGCAGTTCTCGTTTCCATTCACAGCCATGGAAATTGCCCTGCTG
Coding sequences within it:
- a CDS encoding FecCD family ABC transporter permease, with the translated sequence MSTLFPTVLSGPAPAVRAPELLRKGRQRMVLAGLSLLLVLTTLLCAALGAYQIDPWRIPLLLWPGELSMADAQTRAVLLDIRLPRVLLAILVGCGFGAAGSAMQALFRNPLADPGLIGVSSGAALGAALTIVLGTTLWPDALRVAGIYAPMLAAFIGALAVAMLVYRIAAARGRLALPLLLLAGIAINAIVGAAIGLLIYVASDDQLRTLTFWNLGSLAGAQWSLLAVATPVVVFSIAALARHSAALNAMLLGEAEAMHLGVPVQAIKRQVLIASALCVGALVACTGAIGFIGLVAPHCIRLVCGPDQRVVLPGALLFGAVLTLAADLIARTVAAPVEMPLGILTALLGGPFFMVLLWRRRGQLGL